A genomic region of Candidatus Effluviviaceae Genus I sp. contains the following coding sequences:
- the rimM gene encoding 16S rRNA processing protein RimM yields the protein MRNLDDWIEAGVIVRAHGVRGEVIADVLQDLVDVFAQGLEVRLTDGEGAERRHEVRRARRHQDRVILELSGVDTCERAEGLRACTVWLSRDSIVPPEGKRWFVQDLLGVEVLTEEGELLGRLTEVMHMPANDVYVVRGEGGELLLPAIDDVIRDVDVRAGRMVVRLIEGLR from the coding sequence ATGAGGAATCTCGACGACTGGATCGAGGCCGGCGTGATCGTCCGGGCGCACGGCGTCCGCGGCGAGGTGATCGCCGACGTGCTGCAGGACCTCGTCGACGTGTTCGCGCAGGGTCTCGAAGTGAGACTGACCGACGGCGAGGGCGCGGAGCGCCGCCACGAGGTGCGGCGGGCCCGCAGACACCAGGACCGCGTCATCCTCGAGCTGTCGGGCGTGGACACCTGCGAGAGAGCTGAGGGCCTTCGGGCCTGCACGGTGTGGCTCAGCAGGGACAGCATCGTCCCCCCCGAGGGCAAGCGCTGGTTCGTGCAGGACCTCCTCGGCGTTGAGGTTCTCACCGAAGAGGGCGAGCTCCTCGGACGGCTGACGGAGGTCATGCACATGCCGGCCAACGACGTCTACGTCGTGCGCGGAGAGGGAGGCGAGCTGCTCCTTCCGGCGATCGACGACGTCATCAGGGACGTGGACGTGCGCGCCGGCAGGATGGTCGTGAGGCTGATCGAGGGCCTGAGATAG
- a CDS encoding KH domain-containing protein: MNGDEIRTGGHGDFTLQPLVEYISRSLVTRPDDVRITQSMKGDMIVYEVHVADEDKGRVIGKNGRTAKALRAIIGAAATKAEKKATVEIID, translated from the coding sequence ATGAACGGCGATGAGATCAGGACCGGCGGGCACGGAGACTTCACGCTCCAGCCGTTGGTCGAGTACATCTCCCGCAGCCTCGTGACCAGGCCGGACGACGTCCGCATCACGCAGTCCATGAAAGGCGACATGATCGTGTACGAGGTTCACGTCGCCGACGAGGACAAGGGACGCGTCATCGGGAAGAACGGCAGGACGGCGAAGGCCCTCCGCGCGATCATAGGGGCCGCCGCGACCAAGGCCGAGAAGAAGGCGACGGTCGAGATCATCGATTGA
- a CDS encoding YraN family protein: protein MHTRELGALAEDIAASYLRLTGHEVLARGYVFRGKELDIVARAGGRILFVEVKFRRTAARGLPREAVDARKVRHIVFAAQGFLAERRLGSPACRFDVVEVTIEPGGLALRVLHIPGAFGLNW from the coding sequence ATGCACACGCGCGAGCTCGGCGCGCTCGCCGAGGACATCGCCGCCTCGTATCTCAGGCTCACGGGGCACGAGGTGCTGGCCCGCGGGTACGTGTTCCGCGGCAAGGAGCTGGACATCGTCGCCCGTGCGGGCGGACGCATCCTGTTCGTCGAGGTGAAGTTCAGGCGCACGGCCGCGCGCGGGCTCCCTCGGGAGGCCGTCGACGCGCGCAAGGTGCGGCACATCGTCTTCGCCGCGCAGGGGTTTCTCGCGGAGCGGCGGCTGGGCTCGCCCGCGTGCCGGTTCGACGTCGTCGAGGTGACGATTGAGCCCGGGGGGCTCGCGCTCCGCGTGCTTCACATCCCCGGCGCGTTCGGGCTGAACTGGTGA
- the rplS gene encoding 50S ribosomal protein L19: MNAKVKAIEQKHTKAEVPEFRVGDTVRVHVRITEGDKERTQAFEGTVLARQGNGPNETFTVRRVASGVGVERIFPVSAPNVQSIAVTRRGRARRAKLTYLRSRTGKAAKTKSKDIE; encoded by the coding sequence ATGAACGCGAAGGTGAAGGCCATCGAGCAGAAGCACACGAAAGCGGAAGTGCCGGAGTTCCGGGTCGGCGACACCGTCAGGGTGCACGTCCGCATCACGGAGGGCGACAAGGAGCGCACCCAGGCGTTCGAGGGAACGGTGCTTGCGCGGCAGGGCAATGGGCCCAACGAGACGTTCACGGTGCGCAGGGTCGCGTCGGGTGTGGGGGTGGAGAGGATCTTCCCCGTGAGCGCCCCGAACGTGCAGAGCATCGCCGTCACTCGCCGCGGTCGGGCGAGACGCGCGAAGCTCACGTACCTCCGGAGCAGGACGGGCAAGGCGGCCAAGACGAAGTCGAAGGACATCGAGTAG
- the trmD gene encoding tRNA (guanosine(37)-N1)-methyltransferase TrmD, which translates to MRIDVLTLFPEMFVGPLSESILKQAQERGLLTVGLTDIRDFAKDKHRTADDYQYGGGSGMVMKPEPIFEAVESVLAGAAGEERPAVVLLSARGRLFDQAMARDLSLFPRLVLICGRYKGVDERVAGLATHEVSIGDYVLTGGELPAMIVIDAVARLIPGVLGDMESAETDSFYEGILGPPTYTRPEEYRGLKVPEALVSGNHARIRRWRREQALKATLERRPDLLGSARLTEEDREILEEMERG; encoded by the coding sequence GTGAGGATCGACGTTCTCACGCTGTTCCCCGAGATGTTCGTCGGCCCCTTGAGCGAGAGCATCCTCAAGCAGGCGCAGGAGCGGGGGCTCCTCACCGTCGGGCTGACGGACATCCGAGATTTCGCGAAGGACAAGCACCGCACCGCCGACGACTACCAGTACGGAGGCGGCAGCGGGATGGTGATGAAACCGGAGCCGATCTTCGAGGCCGTCGAGTCGGTTCTGGCGGGGGCGGCGGGGGAGGAGAGGCCGGCCGTCGTCCTGCTGTCGGCGCGCGGGCGGTTGTTCGATCAGGCGATGGCGCGCGACCTCTCCCTGTTTCCGAGGCTCGTGCTCATCTGCGGGCGGTACAAGGGCGTGGACGAGCGCGTCGCGGGCCTCGCGACGCATGAGGTTTCGATCGGGGACTACGTCCTGACCGGCGGCGAGCTCCCCGCGATGATCGTCATCGACGCCGTGGCGAGGCTCATCCCCGGCGTCCTCGGCGACATGGAATCGGCGGAGACGGACTCCTTCTACGAGGGCATCCTCGGTCCGCCGACGTACACCCGGCCGGAGGAGTATCGCGGGCTTAAGGTCCCGGAGGCCCTTGTCTCAGGGAACCACGCGCGGATCAGGCGCTGGCGGCGCGAGCAGGCCCTGAAGGCGACGCTCGAGCGGAGACCGGACCTTCTCGGGAGCGCGCGGCTGACGGAGGAGGATCGCGAGATCCTGGAAGAGATGGAGCGAGGCTGA
- a CDS encoding ribonuclease HII, whose translation MPGIEDLSLAQVKELVAGARPEPGDELWDALASDPRRGVADLLAQIARQAARARAERERLAALRLDEAALWAAGARHVAGVDEAGRGPLAGPVVAAAVVLPENADLPGLDDSKKLTPAKREELFARIALEATAVGVGSASEKVIDETNILSATLSAMRDAVAALAVRPDHVIVDGTSLPEMDVPRTAIPRGDERSAAIAAASVVAKVTRDRLMADLDATYPGYGFAQHKGYGTSEHVAALARLGPCEIHRRSFGLVMEASGGWSVSFIGYRSRLLSADSRAALDRIGAEIARVKDSIPPHELSRLRGIYTRAQRRVSAGVSPKR comes from the coding sequence ATTCCAGGCATTGAGGACCTCAGCCTGGCTCAAGTGAAGGAGCTCGTGGCCGGCGCTCGACCGGAGCCCGGCGACGAGCTCTGGGACGCGCTCGCGTCCGACCCCCGCAGGGGAGTCGCAGACCTCCTAGCGCAGATCGCAAGACAGGCAGCGCGGGCCCGCGCCGAGCGGGAGCGCCTGGCCGCGCTCCGGCTCGACGAGGCGGCGCTCTGGGCGGCCGGCGCGCGGCACGTTGCCGGCGTGGACGAGGCGGGCCGCGGCCCGCTCGCGGGCCCCGTCGTCGCGGCGGCCGTCGTCCTCCCCGAGAACGCGGATCTCCCCGGACTCGACGACTCCAAGAAGCTCACCCCGGCGAAACGCGAGGAGCTCTTCGCCCGCATCGCTCTTGAGGCCACGGCCGTGGGGGTCGGGAGCGCATCCGAGAAGGTCATCGACGAGACGAACATCCTGAGCGCGACGCTCTCGGCAATGCGCGATGCCGTGGCCGCTCTGGCCGTGCGCCCGGACCACGTCATCGTGGACGGGACGTCGCTGCCGGAGATGGACGTCCCGCGCACCGCCATCCCGCGCGGCGACGAGCGGTCGGCCGCGATCGCCGCCGCGTCCGTCGTCGCGAAGGTCACGAGGGACCGCCTCATGGCGGATCTCGACGCGACGTACCCCGGCTACGGCTTCGCGCAGCACAAGGGCTACGGCACGAGCGAACACGTCGCCGCGCTGGCCCGGCTGGGGCCCTGCGAGATCCACCGGCGTTCCTTCGGCCTCGTGATGGAAGCGTCGGGAGGCTGGTCCGTCTCCTTCATCGGGTATCGCTCACGGCTTCTGAGCGCGGACTCGCGCGCCGCGCTCGATCGGATCGGCGCCGAGATCGCGCGCGTGAAGGACTCGATCCCCCCCCACGAGCTCTCGAGGCTTCGAGGCATCTACACCCGCGCCCAGCGGCGCGTGAGCGCGGGCGTTTCCCCGAAGCGCTGA